A DNA window from Acidimicrobiales bacterium contains the following coding sequences:
- a CDS encoding fumarate hydratase: MADFAYSDLLPLGQDTTTYRKLTDDHVSTFEAAGHTFVKVEPEGLRLLAAEAMRDIAHFLRTEHLESLAHILEDPEASDNDRFVATELLKNANIAAAGVLPMCQDTGTAIIMGKKGQRVYTGFDDAEALSRGVYDTYETSNLRYSQMAPLDMFTEKNTGNNLPAQIELYADQGEAYKFLFMAKGGGSANKSYLFQETKALLNPTSLTKFLDEKLRTLGTAACPPYHLAVVIGGTSAEFSLKTAKYASARYLDSLPTTGDAVTGHGFRDVGWENEILELTRKFGIGAQFGGKYFCHDVRVIRLPRHGASNPVAIAVSCSADRQAKAKITAEGIFLEQLEKDPAHFLPETTDADLPGGVVDIDLNQPMDSIRAELTKYPVKTRLSLTGTLVVARDIAHAKIQERLDAGEPMPEYLRNHPVYYAGPAKTPDGYASGSFGPTTAGRMDSYVGSFQSQGGSLVMLAKGNRSQQVTDACRQYGGFYLGSIGGPAARLALDSIRKVEVLEYPELGMEAVWKIEVENFPAFIVVDDKGNDFFSTVSTPVDIK, encoded by the coding sequence ATGGCCGACTTCGCATACTCAGACCTGCTGCCGCTGGGGCAGGACACAACGACCTACCGCAAGCTCACCGACGACCACGTGTCGACGTTCGAGGCCGCGGGCCACACGTTCGTCAAGGTAGAGCCCGAGGGACTGCGCCTGCTGGCCGCAGAGGCCATGCGCGACATCGCCCACTTCCTTCGCACCGAACACCTCGAATCGCTGGCACACATCCTCGAAGATCCCGAGGCTTCTGACAACGACCGGTTCGTGGCCACCGAACTGCTGAAGAACGCCAACATCGCCGCAGCCGGCGTTCTGCCGATGTGCCAGGACACGGGTACGGCGATCATCATGGGCAAGAAGGGCCAACGGGTCTACACCGGTTTCGACGATGCCGAGGCCCTCAGCCGCGGGGTGTACGACACCTACGAGACCAGCAACCTGCGCTATTCACAGATGGCGCCGCTCGACATGTTCACCGAGAAGAACACGGGCAACAACCTGCCCGCCCAAATCGAGCTGTACGCCGACCAGGGCGAGGCCTACAAGTTCCTGTTCATGGCCAAGGGTGGCGGGTCGGCTAACAAGTCTTACCTGTTCCAGGAGACGAAGGCTCTTCTCAACCCGACCAGCCTCACCAAGTTCCTCGACGAAAAGCTCCGCACCCTGGGCACAGCCGCCTGCCCGCCCTATCACCTGGCTGTGGTCATAGGCGGAACCAGCGCCGAGTTCTCGCTGAAGACCGCCAAATACGCATCGGCCAGATACCTCGACTCGCTCCCCACCACCGGGGACGCCGTGACAGGCCACGGTTTTCGCGACGTCGGGTGGGAGAACGAGATCCTCGAGCTGACCCGCAAGTTCGGCATCGGTGCCCAGTTCGGCGGCAAGTACTTCTGCCACGACGTGAGGGTCATCCGGTTGCCGCGCCACGGCGCGTCGAATCCGGTTGCCATCGCCGTGTCGTGTTCGGCCGACCGCCAGGCCAAGGCCAAGATCACGGCCGAGGGAATCTTCCTCGAGCAGCTCGAGAAGGATCCGGCCCATTTCCTGCCCGAAACCACCGACGCCGATCTGCCCGGCGGTGTCGTCGACATCGACCTCAACCAGCCAATGGACTCGATCAGGGCCGAGCTCACCAAGTATCCGGTCAAGACCCGCCTGTCGCTGACCGGAACCCTGGTGGTCGCCCGCGACATCGCCCACGCCAAGATTCAAGAGCGCCTCGACGCCGGCGAGCCGATGCCCGAGTACCTGCGCAACCATCCCGTCTATTACGCGGGCCCGGCCAAGACACCTGACGGATACGCCTCTGGCTCGTTCGGCCCCACAACCGCGGGTCGCATGGACAGCTATGTCGGCTCGTTCCAGAGTCAGGGCGGATCGCTGGTGATGCTGGCGAAGGGCAACCGATCGCAGCAGGTCACCGACGCCTGCCGCCAGTACGGCGGTTTCTACCTGGGCTCGATCGGTGGGCCTGCAGCCCGCTTGGCGCTCGACTCGATCCGCAAGGTCGAGGTGCTCGAGTATCCCGAGTTGGGTATGGAAGCGGTGTGGAAGATCGAGGTCGAGAACTTCCCCGCGTTCATCGTCGTCGACGACAAGGGCAACGACTTTTTCAGCACCGTGTCGACTCCGGTCGACATCAAATAG
- a CDS encoding EAL domain-containing protein yields the protein MTLRRKILLMLMAVVVPLACLTLIAYLAARSTLLDQAQDQVRNEARIEAVAASRRLAIAQGELAGIAEWFDLTDAVRSGADRADLERLLAVVDTWWGRFDGFVIVDGNGVAMADYAGLTSALGDGEDSVVVLGERIHIKDRIAGTDVFVETSVPTDFVIDPALLENPPAMADVVAASAPVDDLGRSVNVWRDRSEVLDPLRPLWWAVVIGIAVSLAAAVAVAMLLGRKVAARLSALTELTEAMSDGDWTRRSGVSSSDELGRLSASIDRMAEQVELDRRRRRQIEDRLAHQALHDPLTGLANRAKFVDRLGDALARSSRSGAPVAVLFCDLDNLKTVNDQMGHNAGDDLLVELASRMSASVRPSDTVARFGGDEFVVLCAEMAAPEDATIVAERLMKALSLPFEVQGEMVSSSASVGIAVGSGSTTSAADLVRNADAAMYAAKRSGKARYLVHDDSIDLGAAKRDRNRREATRAMDENELRLEFQPVLELENGRLHSVEALIRWDHPDSGVLTPEQILSRFGEVGLEADLDGWVIDRAAAQIDHWNSTLPGLSGRIRVGVNVTAASLLGEDLPHRIEKAVAEHSIEPGQLLIEVSENDLGADPSRVIRMLDRMRALGVGLVLDDFGSSHTSLERLGRYGADLLKIDHCLVVRLSAEVDDGAEAINAILAVTASLGIDAVAEGVEQIDQVPELLIRGCRYAQGSLFCSPLDDLSVIPWLERIDV from the coding sequence ATGACACTGCGCCGCAAGATACTGCTGATGCTGATGGCGGTGGTCGTCCCGTTGGCATGTTTGACCCTGATCGCCTACCTGGCGGCGCGTTCGACGCTGCTGGACCAAGCCCAAGACCAGGTCCGCAACGAGGCTCGCATCGAGGCCGTGGCCGCATCCAGGCGCTTGGCCATCGCACAGGGCGAGCTGGCGGGCATAGCCGAGTGGTTCGACCTCACCGACGCGGTCCGCTCGGGCGCTGACCGCGCCGATCTCGAACGCTTGCTGGCGGTGGTCGACACCTGGTGGGGCCGATTCGACGGGTTCGTCATCGTTGATGGCAACGGTGTCGCGATGGCCGACTACGCGGGGCTCACCAGCGCTCTTGGCGACGGCGAAGACTCGGTCGTCGTGTTGGGCGAGCGGATACACATCAAGGACCGCATCGCGGGCACCGACGTGTTCGTCGAGACCTCGGTGCCCACCGACTTCGTGATCGATCCGGCACTGCTAGAAAACCCACCGGCCATGGCCGATGTTGTCGCTGCCAGCGCGCCGGTGGACGATTTGGGCCGTTCGGTGAACGTGTGGCGCGACCGATCCGAAGTGCTCGATCCACTTCGGCCCCTGTGGTGGGCGGTGGTGATCGGCATAGCGGTGTCGCTGGCCGCCGCGGTTGCCGTCGCCATGCTGCTGGGGCGCAAGGTGGCGGCGCGGTTGTCGGCGCTCACCGAGCTGACCGAGGCGATGAGCGACGGCGATTGGACGCGGCGCTCGGGGGTCAGTTCCAGCGACGAACTCGGTCGGTTGTCGGCCTCGATCGACCGTATGGCCGAACAGGTCGAACTCGACCGCCGTCGACGCCGCCAGATCGAGGACCGCCTGGCCCACCAGGCCCTTCACGACCCCCTGACCGGCCTGGCCAACCGGGCCAAGTTCGTCGATCGCCTGGGCGACGCGTTGGCCCGTTCGTCGCGCTCGGGCGCACCCGTGGCGGTGCTGTTCTGTGATCTCGACAACCTGAAGACGGTCAACGACCAGATGGGGCACAATGCGGGCGACGACCTTTTGGTCGAGCTGGCCTCGCGTATGTCGGCATCGGTCAGGCCCAGCGACACGGTCGCCAGGTTCGGAGGCGACGAGTTCGTCGTACTGTGCGCCGAGATGGCCGCACCAGAGGACGCGACCATCGTCGCCGAGCGCCTCATGAAGGCGCTGTCGTTGCCATTTGAGGTGCAGGGCGAGATGGTGTCGTCAAGCGCCAGCGTCGGAATTGCGGTTGGCAGTGGCTCCACCACATCGGCCGCTGACCTGGTGCGCAATGCCGACGCCGCCATGTACGCCGCCAAACGTTCGGGCAAGGCGCGATACCTGGTGCACGACGACTCGATCGATCTCGGTGCCGCAAAACGCGACCGCAACCGGCGCGAGGCAACCCGAGCGATGGACGAGAACGAACTGCGTCTCGAGTTCCAGCCTGTTCTCGAACTCGAAAACGGGCGACTGCACTCTGTCGAGGCGCTGATCCGCTGGGACCATCCCGACAGTGGGGTGTTGACCCCAGAACAGATCCTGTCGAGGTTTGGTGAGGTCGGCTTGGAGGCCGACCTCGACGGATGGGTCATCGACCGGGCCGCCGCCCAGATCGACCACTGGAACTCGACCCTGCCGGGCCTCAGCGGCCGGATTCGGGTCGGTGTGAACGTCACCGCGGCCTCGTTGCTGGGTGAAGATCTTCCGCACCGCATCGAAAAGGCGGTCGCCGAACACTCCATCGAGCCCGGCCAGTTGTTGATCGAGGTCTCCGAGAACGACCTGGGTGCCGACCCGTCCAGGGTCATTCGAATGCTCGACCGTATGCGCGCCCTGGGGGTGGGCCTGGTGCTGGACGACTTCGGGTCGTCGCACACGTCGCTAGAGCGCCTCGGCCGATACGGCGCCGACCTGTTGAAGATCGACCACTGTCTGGTCGTGCGGCTCTCGGCCGAAGTCGACGACGGCGCCGAAGCGATCAACGCCATCTTGGCGGTGACGGCGTCGCTGGGCATCGATGCAGTTGCTGAGGGCGTGGAACAGATCGACCAGGTCCCCGAACTGCTGATACGGGGCTGTCGCTACGCCCAGGGCAGCCTGTTCTGCAGCCCGCTCGACGACCTGTCGGTGATCCCGTGGCTGGAACGCATAGACGTCTGA
- a CDS encoding LLM class flavin-dependent oxidoreductase, with protein sequence MKIRIGFGLGTRTLTNDRATFDPFLDALEGLGFDSLWLSERVSGECPDPVVGMAYAAGRTQRIKFGMSVMVLPGRNPALLAKQMASLDRLSGGRLLPAFGLGVRDPHEQMAFGVQRNERAAWFDEVLPLLRRIWTEDAVDHEGPRFHYQGLKVEPKPQQETLDVWLGGAAPAELRRVGRLGDGWLPSFCTPEIAAAGWQVVNAEARANDRQIDPEHFGVLVPYTHGELNAPTIELLKRRAPDSDPHDVVPVGWDGLRAQLERFIEVGASKFVPVLVGEPQDWTTELKGVADAVLDLTT encoded by the coding sequence ATGAAGATTCGTATCGGCTTCGGTCTGGGCACCCGAACACTCACCAACGATCGCGCCACGTTCGATCCGTTCCTGGACGCTCTCGAGGGCCTGGGCTTCGATTCGCTGTGGTTGTCCGAGCGGGTGTCGGGCGAGTGCCCAGACCCGGTTGTGGGAATGGCGTATGCGGCCGGGCGCACCCAGCGCATCAAGTTCGGGATGAGCGTGATGGTCCTGCCAGGGCGCAACCCGGCCCTGCTCGCCAAACAGATGGCCAGCCTCGACCGCCTCTCAGGCGGCCGCCTGTTGCCCGCATTTGGTCTGGGTGTTCGCGACCCCCACGAGCAGATGGCGTTCGGTGTGCAACGCAACGAGAGGGCGGCCTGGTTCGACGAGGTCCTCCCGCTGCTGCGCCGCATCTGGACCGAGGACGCCGTCGACCACGAAGGGCCCAGGTTTCACTACCAGGGTCTCAAGGTCGAGCCTAAGCCACAGCAAGAAACGCTCGATGTTTGGCTGGGCGGGGCTGCTCCTGCCGAGCTGCGCCGTGTGGGCCGCCTCGGCGATGGCTGGCTGCCTTCGTTCTGCACCCCCGAAATCGCGGCCGCCGGATGGCAGGTCGTGAACGCAGAGGCCCGCGCCAACGATCGCCAGATCGATCCTGAGCATTTCGGCGTGCTGGTTCCGTACACCCACGGCGAGCTCAACGCGCCCACCATCGAACTGCTGAAGCGCCGGGCACCCGACTCTGACCCCCACGATGTGGTGCCCGTCGGGTGGGATGGGCTGCGGGCTCAGCTAGAACGGTTCATCGAGGTCGGTGCGTCGAAGTTCGTGCCGGTGCTGGTCGGCGAGCCACAGGACTGGACCACCGAGCTGAAGGGTGTCGCCGACGCCGTGCTCGACCTCACCACCTAG
- a CDS encoding DUF4262 domain-containing protein, with translation MGELQYDPMTHREKIDWMLESQGFGIEPVRAVDDPSAPYPTYSYTFGLEALVGYPEICVVGLAPAAANGLLNLAVSMLRSGTVLPIDQPFVGLLDNDLRSMLVTVDLAQHAHRFATPPIIYGEQPWRMVQLIWPHRNGAFPWEEGWPHEMRLLQPLLDR, from the coding sequence ATGGGCGAGCTGCAGTACGACCCCATGACTCATCGCGAAAAGATCGACTGGATGCTCGAATCGCAGGGGTTCGGCATAGAACCCGTCAGGGCTGTCGACGATCCCAGTGCGCCGTATCCGACGTATTCGTACACCTTCGGGCTCGAGGCTCTGGTCGGCTATCCCGAGATCTGTGTGGTGGGCCTGGCACCGGCTGCTGCCAATGGGTTGCTGAACCTGGCCGTTTCGATGCTGCGCAGCGGCACCGTCCTGCCAATCGACCAGCCCTTCGTCGGGCTGCTCGACAACGATCTGCGCTCGATGCTGGTCACCGTCGACCTGGCCCAGCACGCGCACCGATTCGCGACGCCACCGATCATCTACGGCGAGCAGCCGTGGCGCATGGTTCAGCTGATCTGGCCTCACCGCAACGGTGCGTTCCCGTGGGAAGAGGGCTGGCCTCACGAGATGCGCCTGCTTCAGCCCTTGCTCGACCGCTGA
- the ybaK gene encoding Cys-tRNA(Pro) deacylase, protein MTPAIDELVAAGIDHRVCGYDHDPSAESYGLEAAAALGVEPESVFKTLIAEAAGVGLVVGIVPVTTTLDLKALARAAGAKRADMAPVAAAERSSGYVAGGISPFGQKRRLATYIDETCELWDQIYVSAGRRGLDVAVAPTDLLAVLGAVSYPIAVW, encoded by the coding sequence ATGACGCCGGCGATAGACGAGCTGGTGGCCGCCGGCATCGATCATCGGGTGTGCGGGTACGACCATGACCCCAGCGCGGAGTCTTACGGCCTCGAGGCCGCTGCGGCCCTGGGCGTCGAGCCCGAGTCGGTTTTCAAAACCCTGATAGCCGAGGCCGCTGGCGTTGGGCTGGTCGTCGGCATCGTGCCGGTGACCACCACACTCGACCTCAAGGCCCTTGCGCGCGCCGCTGGTGCGAAACGGGCCGACATGGCACCCGTGGCCGCAGCAGAACGCTCTAGTGGGTATGTGGCAGGTGGCATCAGCCCCTTCGGGCAGAAGCGACGCCTGGCAACCTATATCGACGAAACGTGCGAGCTGTGGGACCAGATCTATGTCAGCGCGGGACGGCGTGGGCTCGATGTCGCCGTTGCGCCCACGGACCTGCTTGCGGTTCTCGGTGCTGTGTCGTACCCGATAGCCGTCTGGTAG